One Micromonas commoda chromosome 7, complete sequence genomic window carries:
- a CDS encoding predicted protein — MNEPSEALACKKDGFFVAGFETPGQYSQLKGQYIPLSRAICCRPCLPPGDSALPGVKGNVTAEDVVAISSDCQASAKPSRGSSVGGQTCPADSFVQGFAHDVRANPTSAPDDQYYYPTGNAQCCSPRLLLRDGDELPVERCFCTEQSAAYAVGCGAANTPDSAQASGALIYAFDNEVSALSALGEKIEVPVTPVRCCKLCLSPNARPAMNDCSPLNYCGGNGDCTVDGHCQCKTGWMGSSCETQVDDEGTMTDWATNGMKIVIGVILGCCFGRPIMRCLGLEPRRRLAGDLEEELLPAQPQNDWEFEASDLSTSDDGEGDEDDDNATESDEEHGRDGTRQRDEDSGADADADVEAAPTESVEISEADEDTPRDEEAAETSSEVTKERKPDPSLGDEELKEVTSPSHDAEEKVVKNRSTAECTVCMSARVQVVLVPCGHACLCRGCARRMRLCPICRREVQRRQKLYI, encoded by the coding sequence ATGAACGAGCCCTCCGAAGCTTTGGCGTGCAAGAAGGACGGGttcttcgtcgccggcttCGAGACCCCGGGTCAGTACTCCCAGCTCAAGGGCCAGTACATCCCGCTCTCGAGGGCCATCTGCTGTCGACCGTGCCTGCCGCCGGGTGACTCCGCGTTGCCGGGCGTGAAGGGTAACGTgaccgccgaggacgtggtgGCCATCTCCTCCGACTGCCAGGCCTCAGCCAAACCGTCCCGTGGTTCGTCCGTCGGGGGGCAGACGTGCCCCGCGGACTCGTTTGTGCAGGGATTTGCCCACGACGTGCGAGCGAACCCGACCAGCGCCCCCGATGATCAATACTACTATCCCACCGGGAACGCGCAGtgctgctcgccgcggctgcttCTCAGGGACGGAGACGAGCTCCCGGTGGAGCGGTGTTTCTGCACGGAGCAGTCGGCGGCGTACGCTGTGgggtgcggcgccgcgaacaccCCAGACTCGGCGCAAGCGTCGGGTGCTCTCATTTATGCGTTCGACAACGAGGTGTCGGCGCTCTCGGCCTTGGGGGAGAAGATTGAGGTTCCCGTGACCCCAGTGCGATGCTGCAAGCTGTGCCTTTCGCCAAACGCGAGACCAGCAATGAATGATTGTTCGCCCCTGAATTACTGCGGAGGGAACGGGGACTGTACAGTCGATGGGCACTGCCAGTGTAAGACGGGTTGGATGGGGAGCTCGTGCGAGACCCAGGTTGACGACGAAGGCACCATGACAGATTGGGCAACAAACGGGATGAAAATTGTCATTGGAGTGATCCTCGGCTGCTGCTTCGGGCGCCCCATCATGCGGTGCTTGGGCCTggagccgcggaggcgcctGGCCGGtgacctcgaggaggagctttTACCTGCACAGCCGCAGAATGACTGGGAGTTTGAAGCCAGTGACCTGTCCACGTCGGATGACGGGGaaggggacgaggacgacgacaatGCAACCGAGAGCGACGAAGAacacgggcgcgacggcacacgccagcgcgacgaggattCGGGAGCTGATGCCGATGCCGACGTTGAggccgcgccgacggagagCGTGGAGATTTCCGAGGCTGATGAGGACaccccccgcgacgaggaagccgcggagaCCTCAAGCGAGGTGACCAAGGAAAGGAAACCCGACCCGTCTCTTGGCGAtgaggagctcaaggaggtGACGTCGCCCAGTCACGATGCGGAGGAAAAAGTCGTTAAGAATCGGAGCACGGCAGAGTGTACGGTCTGCAtgtccgcgcgcgtgcagGTGGTGTTGGTGCCGTGCGGGCACGCTTGCCTCTGCCGCGGGTGCGCAAGGCGGATGCGCCTCTGCCCAATTTGCAGGCGCGAGGTGCAGAGACGGCAAAAGTTGTACATCTAG
- a CDS encoding predicted protein: MADGQVTLGSQVIKPNVKKVRRLQGGVVGGFAGATADAFTLFERLEMKLEEHPGQLTRAAVELAKAWRNDKYLRRLEATMVVADKHHTFQITGGGDVIEPHDGVIGIGSGGPYATAAARALVDIDGMDAMAIAKKAMNIAADTCVYTNHNFIIESIGPNDEVGGGDAAKKGDEKGGKEKK; the protein is encoded by the coding sequence ATGGCCGACGGTCAGGTCACGCTCGGCAGCCAGGTGATCAAGCCAAACGTCAAGAAAGTGCGTCGATTACAAGGCGGGGTCGTCGGAGGGTTCGCTGGCGCAACTGCGGACGCGTTCACTCTCTTCGAGCGGCTGGAGAtgaagctcgaggagcaccCGGGACAgctcacgcgcgccgcggtggagctcgccaaggcgtgGCGCAACGACAAGTACCTTCGACGACTGGAGGCAACCATGGTGGTGGCGGACAAGCACCACACGTTTCAGATCACAGGTGGGGGCGATGTCATCGAACCCCACGACGGAGTCATCGGCATCGGCTCAGGAGGACCGTATGCCACCGCCGCAGCGAGGGCACTCGTCGACATCGACGGgatggacgcgatggcgattGCCAAGAAGGCCATGAACATTGCTGCCGACACGTGCGTGTACACCAACCACAACTTCATCATCGAGTCCATTGGACCCAATGACGaagtcggcggtggcgacgcggcgaagaagggggACGAGAAAGGAGGCAAAGAGAAGAAGTGA
- a CDS encoding predicted protein: MDSQNSELVKQQVQAELANAYAQEFFTTVREKCFAKCITKPGPSLSSGEATCVSRCTDRYVDATRMISGVVLQAYSSGQGGV, from the exons ATGGACAGCCAAAACTCGGAGTTGGTGAAGCAACAGGTGCAGGCGGAACTCGCCAACGCTTACGCCCAGGAATTCTTCACG ACGGTGAGGGAGAAGTGCTTCGCGAAGTGCATCACGAAGCCCGGCCCCAGTCTGAGCAGTGGCGAGGCCACCTGCGTGTCGCGGTGCACGGACAGGTACGTGGACGCGACTCGCATGATCTCGGGGGTGGTACTCCAAGCGTACAGTTCTGGTCAGGGTGGCGTGTAG
- a CDS encoding predicted protein — translation MGKPAMSGVKKNKKKGFKPSRGKTPGGRVYEVAQEILNAPEGGVAAVIAAALNDKEAPIRRDPRAFTMFSTRCRKKGDWSKCVEIFDAMRDQGVETNTIVYNATMSACSKGGDWERALELFETMPREGHDRSTITYNVAMSACMRGGDWERALELFDQMAEEGLERDHVSINTAMAAAEAGGQTERLKELTSGAGATGAPGGDIGGQNDDDDDEDEDIDQDDDDVDGRVDGGGAATANGSSNAVTKEKDADNRDDDRSDGEEGEKDPDIEEDPVVRERRLKAERRDARKRKFEEKRRARKAAKLARGWVTDNGEVPEDGPGAGRKKPAAAGPIVPTETAKKRKEWGSNPLKWVDEDEGLKKKGGGDDDSESDDVGDGLPPITGPSLLDAPDEEAGTLLNDRDDTDDFWATGF, via the coding sequence ATGGGCAAGCCGGCGATGAGCGGGGTCAAAAAGAATAAGAAGAAGGGGTTCAAGCCGTCCCGCGGCAAGACCCCGGGCGGCCGCGTGTACGAGGTGGCGCAGGAGATCCTCAACGCCCCGGAGGGTGGCGTggcggcggtcatcgccgccgcgctgaacgACAAGGAGGCGCCCATACGGCGGGACCCTCGCGCGTTCACTATGTTCTCCACGAGGTGCCGGAAGAAGGGCGACTGGAGCAAGTGCGTGGAGATATTCGACGCCATGCGGGACCAGGGCGTGGAGACCAACACCATCGTGTACAACGCCACGATGAGCGCGTGCTCCAAGGGAGGAGACTGGGAGCGAGCGCTGGAGCTCTTTGAGACCATGCCCCGGGAGGGTCACGACAGGTCCACCATCACCTATAACGTGGCAATGAGCGCGTGCATGCGAGGCGGGGACTGggagcgcgccctcgagctcTTCGACCAGATGGCCGAGGAGGGGCTCGAGAGGGACCACGTCAGCATCAACACTGCGATGGCGGCAGCGGAGGCTGGGGGGCAGACGGAGCGACTCAAGGAGCtgacgagcggcgcgggggcgacgggggctcCCGGGGGCGACATAGGCGGGCAAaacgatgacgacgatgacgaagacgaagacaTCGATCAggatgacgatgacgtcgacgggcgtgtggacggcgggggcgccgccacAGCAAACGGTTCGTCAAACGCTGTCACAAAGGAGAAAGACGCGGACAACAGAGATGACGATCgcagcgacggcgaagaaggcgaaaAAGATCCCGATATCGAGGAAGATCCCGTCGTGAGGGAGAGGCGTCTGAAGGCTGAGAGGCGCGATGCGCGGAAAAGGAAGTTTGAGGAGAAGCGTCGGGCCCGGAAGGCTGCCAAGCTGGCCAGGGGTTGGGTCACCGACAACGGAGAAGTGCCTGAAGATGgtccgggggcggggcgaaagaagccggcggcggcgggtcccaTCGTCCCTACCGAAACAGCCAAGAAACGCAAGGAGTGGGGATCGAATCCCTTGAAGtgggtggacgaggacgaggggtTAAAGAAgaagggaggaggcgacgacgacagcgagtCGGAcgacgttggcgacggcTTGCCGCCGATAACGGGTCCATCCCTGCTGGACGccccggacgaggaggcggggaCCCTGCTCAACGACCGTGACGATACCGATGATTTCTGGGCCACCGGGTTCTGA
- a CDS encoding mitochondrial carrier family, producing the protein MASSGTLAGIDQTTKEQIAAAASNVHVPKVEMSSKPISPWYNVKQAGGLTPLEMGLNFGLVGASCVAAQGTVHWTRTAMVQQQLAGMRGEVPLGMMAQTSAIFRSEGMRGLYRGFSAAALREATYSSLRFGLYEPLKVMMDTSDGKEELAVWKKVTAGLVAGAGAAAIASPSDLIMIQMAASKQFPPPSMYQVASQVIAKDGIAGLYKGIGTTVTRAAVLGATKMATYDVVKTELRKNGWAEGPGLVFAASVVTGLAITITTSPATNMQTIIMSGNAAGGGSGMLSAAQDILRRQGPVGFFRGFGMQWARFGPYAVVQFAVWENLRKACGIGAI; encoded by the coding sequence atggcgtcaTCGGGAACGCTCGCTGGAATCGACCAGACCACCAAGGAGCAAATCGCGGCTGCCGCGAGCAACGTCCACGTGCCGAAGGTCGAGATGTCGTCCAAGCCAATCTCCCCGTGGTATAACGTGAAGCAGGCTGGCGGCCTCACCCCGCTTGAGATGGGATTGAACTTCGGGCTGGTCGGCGCTagctgcgtcgcggcgcagggaACCGTGCACtggacgcgcacggcgatGGTCCAGCAGCAGTTGGCCGGCATGCGCGGAGAGGTTCCACTCGGGATGATGGCACAGACTTCCGCCATCTTCCGCTCCGAGGGGATGCGGGGCCTGTACCGCGGCTTCTCCGCCGCTGCGTTGCGCGAGGCGACGTACAGTAGCCTGCGTTTTGGCCTGTACGAGCCGCTCAAGGTGATGATGGACACCAGCGACGGCAAAGAGGAACTCGCTGTGTGGAAAAAGGTCACTGcggggctcgtcgcgggcgctgGCGCGGCTGCCATCGCGTCTCCCTCCGACCTCATCATGATCcagatggcggcgagcaaGCAGTTCCCACCGCCGTCCATGTACCAGGTGGCGAGTCAGGTGATCGCCAAGGATGGCATCGCGGGCCTGTACAAGGGAATCGGCACGACTGTGACGCGGGCAGCGGTGCTCGGCGCCACGAAGATGGCCACCTACGACGTCGTCAAGACGGAGCTCAGGAAGAACGGTTGGGCGGAGGGTCCCGGTTTGGTGTTCGCCGCATCCGTCGTGACTGGCCTCGCAATCACCATCACAACCTCGCCGGCTACGAACATGCAGACGATCATCATGAGTGggaacgcggcgggaggtGGGAGCGGGATGTTGTCGGCTGCCCAGGACATCTTGCGGCGCCAGGGTCCGGTGGGTTTCTTCCGAGGCTTTGGCATGCAGTGGGCCAGGTTCGGGCCGTACGCGGTGGTGCAGTTCGCGGTGTGGGAGAACCTGAGGAAGGCATGCGGCATCGGAGCCATCTGA